A region of Gemmatimonadaceae bacterium DNA encodes the following proteins:
- a CDS encoding protein kinase, protein MTQPHQHDSPGDPLGVRLSGALGEAYQLERELGGGGMSRVFLATERALQRRVVVKVLNPDLVSRATEARFRQEAEVTARLQHPHILPVLATGGHDDLLYYVMPYVEGESLRQRLSREGRIPVHEATRLLYEISDALAYAHARGVVHRDIKPDNVLLVEGHATVADFGIARVLAVSTTAGGGRSEPLTEAGTSLGTIGYMAPEQLAGDPDVDGRADQYALGVVGYEMLSGARPFSGGSQSELLRTQLTAIPQRLDELDPTLPAPLALCVARALEHDPERRFASCGDFRDALGLGFTTGPRTVARRPRRLAVFAVMGIAALALAASLAWFARGPSVKHAADRDLLVVAPFDVLGRDLDMWREGMVDLLSSALDGAGSLRTVSPTVAVRRWSGRADAASGSALARATEASMTVVGRVVRSGVDSVRVQASLMDAGSARALREFDFRVAESAMDRAADSIAVGVLSALRGTRGVSASPRGSIGSSTLSAVRAYLIGEQFYRRGAWDSAATAFQAAIQADSQFGPAMRRLSNALEWRRVAGFDSTLRITYAMRAGAMNRGLAPRESLLVAADSQWSAMATIAQPSARRGMAMRLLATLRAASVQFPRDPEVQFRFGDAQFHFWPFDSAASPGAAGRSMRTAIDLDSAFAPSYLHLIDIAVYEQEFDSAMAYGRRYLGLQPGETDAAAVSALVALLDRAQTLHLDLDSLVTALRGEPIRQLHDKLYNAADPDTALVRLLRVFARDSVTAQANVEAVRRARHRIYGQALADRGRFAEAREASADRPLGYAGPMAWLGAASPDVVRAELDARLASGLPVDALEGIQWRTREGDTSGVKRAVQVTRAFEVRYGALGASYRQVAEAYDALVHGDTAGAIVRLDSVRSAACEWPECDAALLTLAQLHVARGNQDAAARLLSRPVRMRGPVRVVWMLEAARLAERRGDREAALRGYTYVREAWAGADAPVRAMMDEAAAGLARLRR, encoded by the coding sequence TTCCTGGCGACGGAGCGAGCGCTGCAGCGTCGCGTGGTAGTCAAGGTCCTGAATCCGGACCTCGTCAGTCGGGCCACGGAGGCACGCTTCCGCCAGGAGGCCGAGGTCACGGCGCGGCTGCAACACCCCCACATTCTGCCAGTGCTGGCGACAGGTGGGCACGATGACCTGCTGTACTACGTCATGCCCTACGTTGAAGGTGAGTCGCTGCGACAACGGCTCTCGCGCGAAGGTCGGATCCCCGTGCACGAGGCAACGCGTCTGCTGTACGAGATCTCCGACGCACTCGCCTACGCTCACGCACGCGGGGTCGTGCACCGCGACATCAAGCCCGACAACGTCTTGCTTGTCGAGGGACACGCGACGGTGGCCGATTTCGGGATCGCACGCGTGCTCGCTGTCTCGACCACTGCGGGGGGGGGCCGCTCCGAGCCGTTGACCGAGGCGGGCACGTCGCTGGGCACGATCGGGTACATGGCGCCTGAGCAGCTCGCGGGCGATCCCGACGTCGACGGGCGCGCTGACCAGTATGCCCTTGGTGTGGTGGGATACGAAATGCTGTCGGGTGCGCGCCCATTCTCCGGTGGGTCACAAAGCGAGTTGCTGCGCACACAGCTGACCGCAATTCCTCAACGCCTCGACGAGCTCGACCCCACGCTGCCCGCGCCGCTCGCGCTCTGCGTTGCCCGCGCCCTCGAGCACGACCCGGAACGGCGGTTTGCGAGCTGCGGTGATTTTCGCGATGCACTGGGCCTTGGCTTCACTACCGGGCCGCGCACTGTCGCCAGACGACCGAGGCGCCTCGCGGTGTTCGCCGTCATGGGCATCGCGGCGCTCGCGCTGGCCGCGTCCCTCGCGTGGTTCGCTCGAGGCCCGTCCGTGAAACACGCGGCTGATCGCGATTTGCTCGTCGTCGCGCCATTCGACGTTCTTGGGCGCGACCTCGACATGTGGCGCGAGGGCATGGTCGACCTGCTGTCGTCAGCGCTGGATGGAGCCGGATCGCTGCGCACGGTATCCCCCACGGTTGCCGTGCGGCGCTGGTCGGGTCGAGCCGACGCCGCCTCCGGCAGCGCGCTCGCGCGGGCCACAGAGGCGTCGATGACGGTGGTCGGGCGTGTGGTGCGTTCGGGCGTCGACTCGGTGCGCGTGCAGGCGTCCCTCATGGATGCGGGGAGCGCGCGGGCCCTGCGCGAGTTCGACTTCCGAGTTGCGGAATCCGCGATGGATCGCGCGGCGGACTCGATCGCGGTAGGTGTGCTGAGTGCGCTCCGGGGCACGCGTGGAGTGAGCGCATCGCCGCGCGGTTCGATCGGCTCGTCGACCCTGTCGGCCGTGCGCGCATACCTCATCGGCGAACAATTCTATCGTCGAGGAGCGTGGGACTCCGCGGCTACCGCGTTCCAGGCAGCGATTCAGGCGGACAGCCAGTTTGGCCCGGCGATGCGCCGCCTCAGCAATGCACTCGAATGGCGGCGTGTGGCGGGTTTCGACTCGACGTTACGCATCACATACGCCATGCGGGCAGGCGCCATGAACCGTGGTCTGGCCCCGCGGGAGAGTTTGCTCGTTGCAGCCGATTCGCAGTGGAGCGCCATGGCGACCATTGCTCAGCCGAGCGCGCGTCGGGGCATGGCCATGCGGTTGCTGGCCACGCTTCGTGCGGCGTCGGTGCAGTTTCCGCGAGATCCTGAAGTCCAGTTCCGGTTCGGTGATGCGCAGTTTCACTTCTGGCCATTCGACAGCGCGGCGAGTCCGGGCGCGGCCGGCCGATCCATGCGAACGGCGATCGACCTGGATTCGGCCTTCGCTCCGAGCTACCTGCACCTGATCGACATCGCGGTGTACGAGCAGGAGTTCGACTCGGCGATGGCGTATGGTCGGCGGTATCTGGGACTGCAGCCCGGTGAGACCGATGCGGCCGCCGTGAGTGCGCTTGTTGCGCTCCTGGATCGCGCGCAGACGCTGCACCTCGACCTCGACAGCCTGGTGACCGCTCTGCGCGGCGAGCCCATCCGGCAGCTTCATGACAAACTGTATAACGCAGCCGATCCCGATACGGCGCTTGTACGCTTGCTTCGCGTCTTCGCGCGTGATTCGGTCACCGCGCAGGCGAACGTGGAGGCCGTGCGACGCGCACGACATCGCATCTACGGTCAGGCGCTGGCCGACCGCGGACGCTTCGCGGAGGCACGCGAAGCGTCCGCGGACCGACCACTCGGCTACGCAGGCCCCATGGCCTGGCTCGGAGCGGCATCCCCCGATGTGGTACGTGCCGAGCTGGACGCGCGCCTGGCAAGCGGGCTCCCCGTAGATGCGCTCGAAGGGATTCAGTGGCGCACGCGCGAGGGCGACACCTCCGGCGTGAAACGAGCCGTGCAGGTGACCCGTGCCTTCGAGGTCCGATACGGTGCACTCGGTGCGTCGTACCGCCAGGTCGCGGAGGCGTACGACGCCCTGGTCCACGGGGACACGGCCGGGGCGATCGTGCGCCTGGATTCGGTGCGCTCGGCGGCGTGCGAATGGCCCGAGTGTGATGCGGCGCTGCTGACGCTCGCACAGCTGCACGTCGCACGCGGGAATCAGGACGCGGCCGCACGCCTCCTCAGCAGGCCCGTGCGCATGCGGGGTCCGGTGCGAGTGGTGTGGATGCTGGAGGCCGCTCGCCTTGCCGAGCGCCGCGGGGACCGGGAAGCTGCCCTCCGCGGGTACACGTATGTGCGCGAGGCATGGGCAGGCGCCGACGCGCCCGTTCGTGCGATGATGGACGAGGCAGCGGCGGGTCTCGCGCGCCTTCGCCGCTGA